From the Chitinophaga lutea genome, one window contains:
- a CDS encoding RNA polymerase sigma factor: MNYPSEQQLTDQDLLQRYKTDGNSKWIGILFDRYAILLLGLCMKYLKNEEDARDSVQQIFLKVLSDIHKHDVVYFKAWIYQVARNHSLMQLRHHKEVELKENHMPGTAEIEDHSGHVQKDLLLENMQAAMGMLNEEQRRCVQLFYLDKKSYQEIADETGYSLLQVKSYIQNGKRNLKLLLEKYSKNKR, from the coding sequence GTGAACTATCCCAGCGAACAACAACTAACGGACCAGGACCTGTTGCAACGGTATAAAACCGATGGCAACAGCAAATGGATAGGCATTCTTTTCGACCGATACGCTATACTGCTACTGGGCCTGTGCATGAAGTACCTGAAGAATGAAGAAGACGCCCGCGACAGCGTGCAGCAGATATTCCTCAAAGTATTGTCAGACATCCATAAACACGATGTGGTGTATTTCAAAGCCTGGATTTACCAGGTGGCAAGGAACCATTCCCTGATGCAGCTGCGGCATCATAAAGAAGTGGAACTGAAAGAGAACCACATGCCCGGCACCGCCGAAATCGAAGACCATTCCGGTCATGTGCAGAAAGACCTGCTGCTCGAAAACATGCAGGCGGCCATGGGCATGCTGAACGAAGAACAGCGCCGCTGCGTGCAATTGTTTTACCTCGACAAAAAAAGCTACCAGGAAATCGCGGACGAAACGGGGTACAGCCTGTTACAGGTTAAAAGTTACATCCAGAACGGAAAACGCAACCTGAAATTATTATTGGAAAAGTACAGTAAAAATAAACGCTAA
- a CDS encoding tetratricopeptide repeat protein: MKIFTPVRCVNRDQLLRYQRGQMTDVEKHLIEQHLVECDLCHDAVLALENPKHHEPFERLSHQLSLFIQREYESPVKQQKQQVKPARQVMSRESLLSYFWVIMFLVIGGGSIFLLQEHLKNRPALATIPVRAANALTVPPAPQTAATVVTETPPEKTPVIQTQYSTRDTTRRHVALSAKDSALLKKKPARDSIRKAITDSNTRVALKAPQPPVAKDTPKAKEEKLAVNTTPIQQEKEEEKAPPKEEKKEEAPKPAPVSGDEALYRSAVQRQQEGDVNEAISQFKKLSDNDKYSERAKYQLALLYRSKGQNGKARRLFREIVKMDGNLKPQAQAALNNMN, encoded by the coding sequence TTGAAGATCTTTACCCCTGTGCGCTGTGTGAACAGGGACCAGCTGCTGCGTTACCAGCGCGGCCAGATGACTGATGTGGAAAAACACCTCATCGAGCAACACCTCGTGGAATGCGATCTGTGCCACGATGCGGTGCTGGCATTGGAAAATCCGAAACATCACGAACCGTTTGAAAGGCTCAGCCACCAGCTCAGCCTGTTCATCCAACGCGAATACGAGTCGCCGGTAAAACAGCAGAAGCAGCAGGTAAAACCCGCCCGCCAGGTGATGAGCCGGGAAAGCCTGCTGTCGTACTTCTGGGTGATCATGTTCCTCGTGATCGGCGGCGGCAGTATATTCCTGTTACAGGAGCACCTGAAAAACAGGCCCGCGCTGGCCACCATCCCAGTGCGCGCCGCCAATGCGCTGACCGTGCCGCCTGCTCCGCAAACGGCTGCCACCGTTGTAACGGAAACACCGCCCGAAAAAACACCCGTTATCCAGACGCAATACAGCACCCGCGATACCACCCGGCGGCATGTTGCGTTAAGCGCAAAAGACTCCGCCCTGCTGAAAAAGAAACCGGCCAGAGACAGCATCCGCAAGGCGATAACGGACTCGAATACACGCGTTGCGCTGAAGGCGCCGCAGCCGCCCGTGGCCAAAGACACGCCTAAAGCCAAAGAGGAAAAACTGGCGGTGAACACCACCCCCATCCAGCAGGAAAAAGAAGAAGAAAAAGCCCCTCCCAAAGAGGAGAAAAAGGAAGAAGCGCCCAAACCCGCCCCCGTTTCCGGGGATGAAGCCCTGTACCGCTCCGCCGTACAAAGGCAGCAGGAAGGCGATGTGAACGAGGCCATCAGCCAGTTCAAAAAACTGTCGGATAACGATAAGTACTCCGAACGCGCCAAATACCAGCTGGCACTGCTCTACCGCAGCAAAGGCCAGAACGGGAAAGCCCGCCGCCTTTTCCGGGAGATCGTCAAAATGGACGGCAACCTCAAACCCCAGGCACAGGCCGCGCTCAATAACATGAATTAA
- a CDS encoding sigma-70 RNA polymerase sigma factor region 4 domain-containing protein, giving the protein MHLLLNNLNDKELLLRIRKLQDREAAGVLLSRYSHLLVAVSLPRLSSEKTAEEAFPALTRQLFTRLQSAYGKVSETIYEMVQYYFHKGGKTAYPYQPTTPAAIQRLETRVELAGNNPIEKNAIAARLEKAFEALAADERQLVTRFYLEHRPLQELARAQHTTTDKIRNSLKHVRKKIATHLMDEAYE; this is encoded by the coding sequence ATGCACCTTTTGCTAAATAACCTGAACGACAAAGAGCTCCTCCTGCGCATCCGCAAGCTGCAGGACCGGGAGGCGGCGGGCGTATTGCTCAGCCGGTACAGCCACTTGCTGGTGGCGGTGAGCCTGCCCCGGTTGTCGTCCGAAAAAACGGCAGAAGAAGCGTTTCCCGCGTTAACCCGCCAACTTTTTACACGCCTGCAATCCGCCTACGGCAAAGTCAGCGAAACCATTTATGAAATGGTGCAGTATTACTTCCACAAAGGCGGCAAAACGGCCTACCCTTATCAGCCAACGACGCCCGCCGCCATCCAGCGGCTGGAAACCCGGGTAGAGCTGGCCGGTAACAACCCGATAGAAAAAAATGCCATTGCAGCGCGGCTTGAAAAAGCATTCGAAGCCCTCGCGGCCGACGAGCGGCAACTGGTTACCCGTTTTTACCTGGAGCACCGCCCCCTGCAGGAACTGGCGAGGGCGCAACATACAACGACCGATAAGATCAGGAATAGTCTGAAGCATGTGCGGAAGAAAATAGCTACTCATTTGATGGACGAGGCTTATGAATAA
- a CDS encoding C40 family peptidase: MPFAIVTVPVMPMRAEPAHRSEIISQALFGECVETETVNAEGWIRVRLQADGYEGWVTNSHLETITPAIFNAPPTHIVTGWTGELTINRQPMHIPYGCLLKLGDPQWGNWQVTPVAGIAPWQPPVSPQAAWQDIAQQFLNTAYLWGGKSVFGIDCSGFTQSVYKILGISLLRDAYQQATQGTDVSLLQEAQPGDLAFFDNEAGRITHVGLLLNGHRIIHSAGKVRIDPIDHQGIVNADTGLRTHQLRLIKRFF; encoded by the coding sequence ATGCCATTCGCAATTGTAACCGTGCCCGTGATGCCCATGCGGGCGGAACCGGCCCACCGCAGCGAGATTATTTCCCAGGCGCTGTTCGGAGAATGTGTTGAAACCGAAACAGTTAATGCGGAGGGCTGGATCAGGGTGCGCCTCCAGGCGGACGGGTACGAGGGCTGGGTCACCAATTCCCACCTGGAAACCATCACCCCTGCAATTTTTAACGCGCCGCCCACGCATATAGTTACAGGGTGGACAGGGGAGCTGACCATCAACCGGCAGCCGATGCACATCCCTTACGGCTGCCTGCTGAAACTGGGCGATCCGCAATGGGGCAACTGGCAGGTAACGCCCGTGGCCGGTATTGCACCCTGGCAGCCGCCTGTTTCGCCCCAAGCGGCCTGGCAGGATATAGCGCAGCAGTTTCTGAATACAGCCTATTTATGGGGCGGAAAAAGCGTTTTCGGGATCGATTGCTCCGGATTTACACAATCCGTGTATAAAATCCTCGGCATTTCCCTGCTGCGGGACGCCTACCAGCAGGCCACCCAGGGAACGGACGTAAGCCTCCTGCAGGAAGCGCAACCCGGCGACCTGGCTTTTTTCGACAACGAAGCCGGCCGTATTACCCACGTGGGCCTGTTGCTCAACGGCCACCGGATCATCCATTCCGCCGGCAAGGTCCGCATCGATCCGATTGACCATCAGGGTATTGTCAACGCCGATACCGGCCTGCGGACCCATCAGCTGCGGCTCATCAAACGCTTCTTCTGA
- a CDS encoding inorganic diphosphatase produces the protein MTTTNPWHNVSPGDNAPHVVTGIIEIPKGSRAKYELDKESGLLKLDRVLYSSVYYPANYGFIPKTYCDDNDPLDILILSQIDCVPLCIMDAKVIGVMQMIDGGEADDKIIAVAAHDMSVNHINDISELPPHFIDEMRHFFEEYKKLENKTVKVEEFQNKAKAEQIIIDAFKLYDTTFGGKQ, from the coding sequence ATGACGACAACGAATCCCTGGCACAACGTGAGCCCCGGTGATAACGCCCCGCATGTAGTGACCGGTATTATTGAAATACCGAAAGGCTCCCGTGCCAAATACGAGCTGGATAAGGAAAGCGGATTGCTGAAACTCGACCGTGTATTGTATTCTTCCGTATACTACCCGGCCAACTACGGTTTTATTCCGAAAACGTATTGCGATGACAATGACCCGCTGGACATTCTCATCCTCTCCCAGATAGACTGCGTGCCCCTCTGCATCATGGACGCCAAAGTGATCGGCGTTATGCAGATGATCGACGGCGGCGAAGCGGACGACAAGATCATTGCCGTGGCCGCACACGACATGAGCGTGAACCACATCAACGACATCTCCGAACTGCCCCCGCACTTCATCGACGAGATGCGCCACTTCTTCGAAGAATACAAAAAACTGGAAAACAAAACCGTAAAGGTGGAAGAGTTCCAGAACAAGGCAAAGGCGGAACAGATCATCATCGACGCTTTCAAATTGTACGACACCACTTTCGGCGGTAAACAATAA
- a CDS encoding DUF4878 domain-containing protein: protein MSYYRRIVFLVCVSGAIIFSGCKKRPEPQEVALEFMHAIQESNFERAKEYATKESQQVILLYSIFDGKRNENEREKIKNAQLEVVDHKEEGDKATVTILNSSASQQETLQLVKESGQWKISLTLESILPTYVAPGAMDMNNMAPAATDSTAAK from the coding sequence ATGAGCTATTACAGGCGAATTGTATTTTTGGTGTGCGTTTCGGGGGCGATCATCTTCAGCGGCTGTAAAAAACGGCCTGAACCGCAGGAGGTGGCCCTCGAATTCATGCACGCCATCCAGGAATCGAACTTCGAACGTGCCAAGGAATATGCTACCAAAGAATCCCAACAGGTTATACTGCTGTACTCCATTTTTGACGGCAAGCGCAACGAAAACGAGCGCGAAAAAATCAAGAACGCCCAGCTGGAAGTAGTAGATCATAAAGAAGAGGGCGACAAAGCCACGGTAACCATTCTCAATTCTTCCGCCAGCCAGCAGGAAACCCTGCAACTGGTCAAAGAAAGCGGACAGTGGAAAATATCCCTGACACTCGAAAGCATCCTTCCTACCTATGTAGCGCCCGGCGCAATGGACATGAACAATATGGCGCCGGCCGCCACGGATTCTACAGCTGCTAAATGA
- a CDS encoding PhoH family protein, protein MTESIINLENVNPIEFFGVNNGKLDLLKKKFPLLKILSRGTQIKLSGAPEEVATAKEKIGQIVSYLERNGHLSENYFEQILGDEEGTGIDHFKDRNPNEVLVFGPNGRTVRAKTANQKKMVALADKNDIVFAIGPAGTGKTYTAVALAVRALKNKAVRKIILTRPAVEAGESLGFLPGDLKEKIDPYLRPLYDALDDMIPADKLSYFMTNRIIEIAPLAYMRGRTLDNAFILLDEAQNSTDLQMKMFLTRIGSSAKAIITGDLTQIDLPKNQKSGLGKATRILRNIDGIGYLELDEEDVVRHRLVKAIIKAYDANKEEHN, encoded by the coding sequence TTGACAGAATCGATCATTAACCTTGAGAATGTGAACCCCATTGAATTTTTCGGGGTGAACAACGGAAAACTGGACTTGTTGAAAAAGAAGTTCCCATTGTTGAAAATCTTAAGCCGGGGCACGCAGATCAAGCTGTCCGGCGCCCCTGAAGAGGTGGCCACGGCGAAAGAAAAAATAGGGCAGATTGTCAGTTACCTGGAACGGAACGGCCACCTCAGCGAAAATTATTTCGAGCAGATACTGGGTGACGAAGAAGGAACAGGCATCGACCATTTTAAAGACCGTAACCCGAACGAGGTGCTGGTATTCGGCCCCAACGGACGAACGGTAAGGGCGAAAACGGCCAACCAGAAAAAGATGGTGGCCCTGGCGGATAAAAACGACATCGTTTTCGCCATCGGCCCTGCCGGTACCGGTAAAACCTATACCGCGGTGGCCCTGGCCGTAAGAGCCCTCAAAAACAAGGCTGTCAGAAAGATCATTTTAACCCGCCCCGCGGTGGAAGCCGGCGAAAGCCTCGGTTTCCTGCCCGGCGATCTGAAGGAAAAGATCGATCCCTACCTGCGCCCCCTGTACGATGCGCTGGACGACATGATCCCGGCCGACAAGCTCAGTTATTTCATGACCAACCGCATCATCGAGATCGCCCCGCTGGCTTACATGCGCGGCCGTACGCTGGACAATGCCTTTATTCTCCTGGATGAGGCGCAGAACTCCACCGACCTCCAGATGAAGATGTTCCTGACCCGTATCGGGTCGTCCGCCAAGGCCATCATTACCGGCGACCTTACCCAGATCGACCTGCCCAAAAACCAGAAAAGCGGGCTGGGCAAAGCCACCCGTATTCTCCGGAATATCGACGGTATCGGGTACCTGGAACTGGACGAGGAAGATGTGGTTCGGCACAGGCTGGTAAAGGCCATCATCAAGGCTTACGACGCAAACAAGGAAGAGCACAATTAA
- the purE gene encoding 5-(carboxyamino)imidazole ribonucleotide mutase: MKVLILMGSESDKPVMQESQNYLQFFGIESELIVASAHRNPDKVRELVINAQPQGYGVIIAAAGMAAALPGVVSAYTSLPVLGVPLDGGLPGGIDALYSIVQMPAGLPVGTLAVGKAGARNAAVLAARILALSDAKVAERVEAFKQNGYRI; encoded by the coding sequence ATGAAAGTATTAATACTCATGGGCTCCGAGAGCGACAAACCCGTAATGCAGGAATCTCAGAATTATTTACAGTTTTTCGGTATTGAAAGTGAACTGATCGTGGCATCCGCCCACCGCAACCCGGACAAGGTGCGTGAGCTGGTGATCAACGCACAGCCCCAGGGGTATGGTGTGATTATTGCGGCAGCTGGTATGGCGGCAGCCTTACCGGGTGTTGTATCGGCTTACACCTCCCTTCCCGTACTGGGTGTTCCCCTCGACGGTGGACTGCCCGGAGGCATCGACGCCCTTTATTCAATTGTACAAATGCCCGCCGGCCTGCCTGTTGGCACCCTGGCAGTAGGAAAGGCCGGCGCCAGGAACGCAGCAGTACTGGCCGCACGTATACTCGCTCTCAGCGACGCAAAGGTTGCCGAACGCGTAGAAGCGTTCAAACAGAACGGATACCGGATTTAG
- a CDS encoding PAS domain-containing protein, which translates to MNNALLHQVVEALPDPVVVFDPQLRLVSVNRAFAEDHQQHLGVELKEGDSLHVICDAHPRLAELLLLNCQRALTGERFNITLAFGSPLVHYQVSFSPLCCENGRTEMVLMIIRNVQQEVEARENERFFRSVLENLPLGLHELTPEGSHRNMNEAQRRILGSDHPAVNGQPYNVFADPINARNGLNDLLAEVKRLKTPVKKEMYLQYREVVYGNVTRIQPLYYETTGFPVLDGKGEVSCLFLTLNEITDRKLAQLSLEKSERMLQAIVEHLPVGYIQFDSFGFIRRVNQTQRRFFHHEAPGQGMGGSLNHDAFSKLFELDRLFAQVLQHGKMVRLEKKIDFLPPHPGSHEGEVFLDLTMFPVEDPVDKDQIVVALVNDITEKKRQELENNKTHEFLTQTGEIGKIGGWEVDMLTRNMRWSAQTYKIHELPPYAAMTMEKALSFFTEVSRIKIEQAFKACMERGKAFDLQVTVHTARNNLLQARIIGKPEYRNGRIIRIYGVIQDITEQYKIKHQLTRNTELMRLFFDTIDMGYAVMDKDGKVNFINRKAQEIVDHGKVIGRNIFEVFPMLVGSTFHARVQQCMELQAPVSFSNYLPAPDKWYEFLLAPMQDGNISIFTRNITDSKKMQRELRKANDQLSSLNKYLVNQNKQLEDFAHITSHNLRAPIANLKALMQIMHETDGEEEKELYRNMFGEVIRNIDETLNDLIEIVQIRKDLNVERERLAFSDRLQKVKDILFVDIETSGIRITTDFTEAPDLEYPRIYLDSILQNLLTNAIKYRSPERKATVHFRSKVCDGGVVLTAEDNGIGIDMERYGNKLFGFRKTFHKNRDAKGIGLFITKSQIEAMGGNITAESSLGQGTKFIITFRPE; encoded by the coding sequence ATGAACAATGCCCTGCTACACCAGGTAGTGGAGGCCCTGCCGGACCCGGTGGTCGTTTTCGACCCGCAGCTCCGGCTCGTTTCCGTCAACCGCGCCTTCGCAGAAGACCATCAACAACACCTGGGAGTCGAACTGAAGGAGGGGGACAGCCTGCACGTCATCTGTGACGCTCATCCCCGTCTCGCCGAACTATTGCTGCTTAACTGTCAACGCGCCCTTACCGGCGAGCGTTTCAATATCACTTTGGCGTTCGGGAGCCCCCTGGTCCATTACCAGGTGAGTTTCAGCCCGCTCTGCTGCGAAAACGGCCGTACGGAAATGGTGCTGATGATCATCCGGAACGTACAGCAGGAAGTGGAAGCCCGCGAAAACGAACGGTTTTTCCGCAGCGTGCTGGAAAACCTCCCCCTGGGCCTCCACGAACTGACGCCGGAAGGCAGCCACCGGAATATGAACGAAGCCCAGCGCCGCATCCTGGGCAGCGATCACCCGGCCGTCAACGGTCAGCCCTATAATGTCTTTGCGGACCCCATCAATGCCCGCAACGGCCTGAACGACCTGCTGGCGGAAGTGAAGCGCCTCAAAACGCCGGTCAAAAAGGAAATGTACCTGCAGTACCGCGAAGTGGTGTACGGGAACGTGACCCGCATCCAGCCCCTGTATTACGAAACCACCGGCTTCCCCGTGCTCGACGGCAAGGGGGAGGTATCCTGCCTGTTCCTCACCCTCAACGAAATCACCGACCGGAAGCTGGCCCAGCTCAGCCTCGAAAAAAGCGAGCGTATGCTGCAGGCCATCGTGGAGCATCTGCCGGTAGGATATATCCAGTTCGACAGCTTCGGGTTCATCCGCCGGGTGAACCAGACGCAGCGCCGCTTTTTCCACCACGAAGCGCCCGGCCAGGGCATGGGGGGAAGCCTCAATCACGACGCGTTTTCAAAGCTGTTTGAGCTCGACCGCCTCTTCGCCCAGGTGCTGCAGCACGGCAAAATGGTGCGGCTGGAAAAGAAAATCGACTTCCTGCCGCCCCACCCGGGCAGCCACGAAGGGGAAGTGTTCCTCGACCTCACCATGTTCCCCGTGGAAGACCCGGTAGACAAAGACCAGATCGTGGTGGCGCTGGTGAACGACATCACGGAAAAGAAACGCCAGGAGCTGGAAAACAACAAAACGCACGAGTTCCTGACGCAGACCGGTGAGATCGGCAAGATCGGGGGCTGGGAAGTGGACATGCTCACCCGCAACATGCGGTGGAGCGCGCAGACGTACAAAATCCACGAACTGCCGCCCTACGCCGCCATGACCATGGAAAAGGCGCTGTCGTTCTTCACGGAAGTATCGCGCATCAAGATCGAACAGGCCTTCAAAGCCTGTATGGAGCGCGGCAAGGCCTTCGACCTGCAGGTGACCGTGCACACCGCCCGCAACAACCTGCTGCAGGCCCGCATCATCGGTAAACCGGAATACCGCAACGGCCGCATCATCCGCATTTACGGGGTGATACAGGACATCACCGAACAATACAAGATCAAACACCAGCTCACGCGCAACACCGAGCTGATGCGGCTCTTTTTCGACACGATCGATATGGGGTACGCCGTGATGGATAAAGACGGCAAGGTGAACTTCATCAACCGCAAGGCCCAGGAAATCGTGGACCACGGCAAGGTGATCGGCCGGAACATTTTTGAAGTGTTCCCCATGCTGGTGGGCTCCACCTTCCATGCGCGCGTGCAGCAGTGCATGGAGCTGCAGGCGCCCGTATCGTTTTCCAACTACCTGCCCGCGCCGGACAAATGGTACGAATTCCTGCTGGCGCCGATGCAGGACGGGAACATCTCGATCTTCACCCGCAACATCACCGACAGTAAAAAGATGCAGCGGGAGCTGCGCAAGGCCAACGACCAGCTTTCGTCGCTGAACAAGTACCTCGTGAACCAGAACAAACAGCTCGAGGATTTCGCGCACATCACGTCCCACAACCTGCGCGCGCCTATCGCGAACCTGAAGGCGCTCATGCAGATCATGCATGAAACGGACGGGGAGGAGGAAAAAGAGCTGTACCGCAACATGTTCGGGGAAGTGATCCGCAACATCGACGAAACGCTGAACGACCTGATAGAGATCGTGCAGATACGGAAAGACCTCAACGTGGAACGGGAACGTCTGGCTTTTTCGGACCGGCTGCAGAAGGTGAAAGACATCCTGTTCGTAGACATCGAAACCAGCGGCATCCGCATCACCACGGATTTCACGGAGGCGCCGGACCTGGAGTATCCCCGCATCTACCTCGACAGCATCCTGCAGAACCTGCTGACCAACGCGATCAAGTACCGTTCGCCGGAACGCAAGGCCACCGTGCATTTCAGGAGCAAGGTGTGCGACGGAGGGGTGGTGCTGACGGCGGAAGACAACGGTATCGGCATCGACATGGAACGGTACGGGAACAAATTATTCGGGTTCAGAAAAACATTTCATAAAAACAGGGATGCGAAAGGAATAGGACTTTTTATCACCAAAAGCCAGATTGAAGCGATGGGCGGTAACATCACCGCCGAAAGCAGTCTGGGGCAAGGAACCAAATTTATCATTACCTTCAGACCCGAATAG
- a CDS encoding response regulator, whose amino-acid sequence MKPLRSIFIVDDDPIHQQITEIMLQRLNISESVSRFSDAQDALDYISSNLHDPMALPDLILLDLNMPVMDGWEFLEAFAAVRDKLPGKIRVYVLTSSIDEKDRERVNAFSFVDGYLTKPLSKDVILQLAK is encoded by the coding sequence ATGAAGCCGTTACGCTCGATCTTTATAGTCGACGACGACCCCATTCACCAGCAGATCACCGAGATCATGCTGCAGCGACTGAACATATCCGAATCCGTGAGCCGGTTTTCCGACGCACAGGATGCGCTGGACTATATCAGCTCCAACCTGCACGACCCCATGGCACTTCCCGACCTCATCCTGCTCGATCTGAACATGCCGGTGATGGATGGCTGGGAATTCCTGGAAGCGTTTGCTGCGGTGCGCGACAAACTGCCCGGTAAAATCAGGGTGTACGTATTGACTTCCTCTATCGATGAAAAAGACCGGGAGCGGGTCAACGCTTTCTCTTTTGTGGACGGTTATCTCACCAAACCGCTGAGCAAGGACGTTATTTTACAGCTGGCGAAGTAA
- the rpe gene encoding ribulose-phosphate 3-epimerase has translation MEKKTPVIAPSLLAANFLELGKEVDMINHSEAAWLHLDVMDGRFVPNISFGLPVIAQLSKVCKKVCDVHLMIEEPEKYAADFAKAGAQILSVHIEACRHLHRNIQQIKGLGMKAGVAVNPHTPIHLLEDIIGDVDVVLLMSVNPGFGGQHYIEHTYTKIRQVRKMIDESGSKALIEIDGGVTLGNAAAIVEAGADVLVAGSSVFGAKDPIAAISALKNVITSPAVK, from the coding sequence TTGGAAAAGAAAACACCTGTTATCGCACCCTCCCTGCTTGCCGCCAATTTTCTCGAACTGGGAAAGGAAGTAGACATGATCAATCACAGCGAGGCCGCCTGGCTGCACCTCGACGTGATGGACGGCCGCTTTGTGCCCAACATCAGTTTCGGCCTGCCGGTGATCGCGCAGCTGTCCAAAGTCTGCAAAAAGGTCTGTGATGTGCACCTGATGATCGAAGAACCTGAAAAGTATGCGGCGGATTTCGCTAAAGCGGGCGCTCAGATCCTGTCCGTGCATATAGAGGCCTGCCGCCACCTGCACCGCAACATCCAGCAGATAAAGGGGCTGGGCATGAAGGCGGGCGTGGCCGTGAACCCGCATACGCCCATTCACCTTCTCGAAGATATCATCGGCGACGTGGACGTGGTGCTGCTCATGAGCGTGAACCCCGGCTTCGGCGGCCAGCACTATATCGAACATACATACACGAAAATAAGGCAGGTGAGGAAAATGATCGATGAATCGGGCTCGAAGGCCCTCATCGAAATAGACGGCGGCGTAACCCTCGGCAATGCGGCCGCCATCGTGGAAGCGGGCGCCGACGTACTGGTGGCCGGCAGTTCCGTATTCGGCGCCAAAGACCCCATCGCCGCCATCAGCGCACTGAAAAACGTGATTACTTCGCCAGCTGTAAAATAA
- a CDS encoding tetratricopeptide repeat protein, which produces MKYLPALWILLVFFASCQPAVQEQKNTIPDTDSLATAINNIKADLQVKPGDPELRLYLANALAEHGEYAAADSVAALLEQDSAQGFQAHYVRAFIALQQKDTAASIRHLSAVITLKGKASEYEAVMMNADLQLAKGAAKDALPYYQLAGTIDSASAEALYGTGKCFEQLHNPAKAAAAYQQAILRNPAYSPAYIALGLQEEAKGRAEAALHYFNQAAKADPTDADAFYHRGRTLLAAGNRPAGLDDLTKALSFRKNFPAAKALLDSAVANNIQ; this is translated from the coding sequence ATGAAATACTTACCCGCTTTATGGATATTACTGGTGTTTTTTGCGTCCTGCCAGCCCGCTGTGCAGGAGCAAAAAAACACCATCCCCGATACCGACTCCCTCGCCACCGCCATCAACAATATCAAAGCCGATCTGCAGGTAAAACCCGGCGATCCGGAACTGCGCCTCTACCTTGCCAATGCGCTGGCCGAGCACGGCGAATATGCCGCGGCCGACAGTGTGGCGGCCCTGCTGGAGCAGGACAGCGCCCAGGGTTTCCAGGCGCATTACGTGCGCGCCTTCATCGCCCTGCAACAGAAAGATACCGCCGCATCCATCCGCCACCTCTCCGCCGTCATCACGCTCAAAGGCAAAGCCAGCGAATACGAGGCCGTGATGATGAACGCCGACCTGCAGCTGGCGAAAGGCGCCGCCAAAGACGCCTTGCCATACTACCAGCTTGCCGGCACGATCGATTCCGCATCGGCGGAAGCGCTGTACGGAACGGGGAAATGTTTCGAACAGCTCCACAATCCGGCGAAAGCGGCTGCCGCCTACCAGCAGGCCATCCTCCGCAACCCTGCGTACAGCCCCGCTTATATTGCGCTGGGGTTGCAGGAAGAAGCGAAAGGCCGCGCGGAAGCCGCGCTGCATTATTTTAACCAGGCGGCCAAAGCGGATCCGACGGACGCCGACGCATTTTATCATCGCGGCAGAACCCTGCTGGCGGCCGGCAACCGCCCCGCCGGTCTCGACGACCTCACCAAAGCGCTCTCGTTCCGGAAAAACTTCCCGGCCGCAAAAGCCTTGCTCGATTCCGCGGTGGCCAACAATATTCAGTAA